One Thermococcus kodakarensis KOD1 genomic window carries:
- a CDS encoding MBL fold metallo-hydrolase: MKVIILGSGSYSGTPKPLCTCENCSRARINPALRRTRFSLYIEGGILVDPSPDLHYHLERLNRKVEKVFITHAHFDHIAGFPELQVFKRIDVYSHRQAIDMAKHLSAIFLGGAAPENRDWGYHELEFGKWYEIDGMKVHHFRTTHRSIENAGGFLFEIKGKRIAVTGDTGPEILKDKKTLKLLEGADLLIAEMTHRESIPGTHLGVEDAIKLAEITGASYAVFAHISHSNYTHEVLEKRVRESGIKGEVARDFTWIEL, encoded by the coding sequence ATGAAGGTCATCATCCTCGGCTCCGGCTCATACAGTGGAACTCCCAAGCCCCTCTGCACCTGCGAGAACTGTTCAAGGGCGAGGATAAACCCAGCGTTGAGGAGAACGCGCTTTTCACTCTATATTGAGGGTGGAATCCTAGTTGACCCCAGCCCGGATCTGCACTACCACCTTGAGCGGCTGAACAGGAAAGTTGAGAAGGTATTCATAACCCACGCCCACTTCGACCACATAGCGGGCTTTCCGGAGCTTCAGGTCTTCAAGAGGATAGACGTCTACTCCCACAGGCAGGCGATTGATATGGCCAAGCACCTATCGGCCATCTTCCTCGGGGGAGCCGCTCCAGAAAACAGGGACTGGGGCTATCACGAGCTCGAATTCGGGAAATGGTATGAGATTGACGGGATGAAAGTCCATCACTTCAGAACGACCCACCGCTCGATTGAGAACGCCGGCGGCTTCCTCTTTGAAATCAAAGGAAAAAGAATAGCCGTAACCGGGGACACAGGGCCGGAGATACTAAAGGATAAGAAAACGCTTAAGCTCCTAGAAGGCGCTGACCTTCTTATAGCAGAGATGACCCACAGGGAGTCAATCCCCGGAACTCACCTCGGGGTGGAAGATGCCATAAAGCTGGCAGAGATAACGGGCGCTTCCTACGCCGTCTTCGCCCACATAAGCCACAGCAACTATACACACGAGGTTCTTGAGAAGAGAGTGAGGGAGAGCGGAATAAAAGGAGAGGTCGCGAGGGACTTCACATGGATTGAACTATAA